CCCCGGCAGCGCCGCGCCGATCGACGAGGAGAAGGCCCCGATCAGCAGGGCCCAGAACGTGAACATGCCGAAGACGACCGGCAAGGTCTTCTTCGTCGACGCCTCGGGCAAGTACCGCTGGTGCTCGGCCACCTCGGTCCAGTCCAACTACCGCAACCTGGTCGCCACCGCCGGCCACTGCGTGTACGACACCGACGGCAACCGCGACGTCCTGGACCGGTGGGTCTTCGTGCCCGGCTACTACCAGGGCAAGGCCCCCTGGGGCATCTACGTGGGCAAGCAGGCCTTCACCCACTACGACTTCGACGTCTACGAGGACTACGACCGCGACTACGCGTTCGTCACCGTCTACAACGGCATCGGCTTCACCGGCGTCAAGCAGGTCAGCCGCAAGGACTACGAGCGCTTCACCGGTCCGAAGCGCAGCTGGGGCGGACGCAACTACATCCTGCTGTCCAAGGACGTGGGCCGCCTCGGCGACAACGTCGGCGGCCAGGGCGTCTCCTGGAACCAGCCCATGGGCAAGGTCGTCCGCGCGTTCGGCTACCCGGCCGGCCCGCACCCCGACGGCAACCGGCCGTACAGCGGCGTCACGCCGAAGACCTGCTACGGCAAGACCACCGGCAAGGCCGTGGGCGCCTCGTGGCTGAAGATCGAGGAGCACATCGGCCTC
This Nonomuraea muscovyensis DNA region includes the following protein-coding sequences:
- a CDS encoding trypsin-like serine peptidase; the protein is MKRILVPAGGAVLATGLLASGMAGTVQARADVASDPMARNTAQAASVASFWLASNGAALRAASAYPWDSKEVRKVVSKGGASPDGSPGSAAPIDEEKAPISRAQNVNMPKTTGKVFFVDASGKYRWCSATSVQSNYRNLVATAGHCVYDTDGNRDVLDRWVFVPGYYQGKAPWGIYVGKQAFTHYDFDVYEDYDRDYAFVTVYNGIGFTGVKQVSRKDYERFTGPKRSWGGRNYILLSKDVGRLGDNVGGQGVSWNQPMGKVVRAFGYPAGPHPDGNRPYSGVTPKTCYGKTTGKAVGASWLKIEEHIGLKCAVTPGYDGGPWLANYSNGKRLGYVNGVTSTFADQDGNDRIDYITSPYFDGETASVYNSAKNVWSGKIVGPNGELYK